Sequence from the Bremerella volcania genome:
TGCGGACGAAGTGATCGTCTCCGGCGACCGCCATCAGCTTGCCGGTCGGATGGATTTCAACCTGCGAAACGACCGGCGGATGGAGTCGCTCGGCATCCGGTTTGAGCTGGATGGTATGCGACAGCTTGACGGCCGAAACCTGGGCAAGGGCAATCGACGGAACGATCCAAGTAGCGATCACTGCCGTGGTACCGATAATTTGCTTAATCATCGTGCTGTTGCGTCTCCCTCGCTGAACTCCTGCTGGGGACCCTTCGTAGTCCCTAGACGTACAACGGTTGTTATCGACACAACGTGTCTACCGACCTCAAGCGATCACCGAAAGTTTGACTATTTAGGTAAACTTTTCCGGATACGCGGCCGCATGCTCTGCTGGCATTGGCAAGAAATAGCCAGGCAGATTCAAGAAAAAAGAGGGCATGCGATGATGCCCTCTTGAGGTAGCTGGTAAGCCGACTCACTAGCGATGCTATCGCTTCTCGATCGGGATGAATTCCCGCTTAGTTTCGCCGGTGTAGACCTGACGTGGACGGCAGATACGCTTGGTCTTGGAACCGTGCATTTCTTTCCAGTGGGCGATCCAGCCGGGCAGGCGCCCCATGGCGAACAGCACGGTAAACATCTGAACCGGGATACCGATCGCCCGGTAGATCACGCCGGAATAGAAGTCAACGTTCGGGTAAAGCTTGCGTTGGACGAAGTATTCGTCGTTGAGCGCCGCATGTTCGAGCTTCTGAGCGACGTCGAACAACGGGTCCTTGATGTCGAGCTTGTCGAGCAGCCGGTCACAAGCCTTCTTGATGATCGTGGCCCGGGGATCGAAGTTCTTGTAGACGCGATGCCCAAAGCCCATCAGGCGGACCTTGCTCTGCTTGTCCTTGGCCAGTTCCACGTACTTATCGACGTCGCCGCCATTTTCGATGATCTCTTCCAGCATGTTCACCACGGCTTCGTTGGCACCGCCGTGCAGCGGTCCCCACAGGGCGCTAATGCCAGCGGAAATCGAAGCAAAAAGATTCGCATCGGCCGAACCGACCATGCGGACGGTCGAGGTGCTGCAGTTTTGTTCGTGATCGGCATGCACGATCAAAAGCAGGTTCAACGCGTCGACGAAGTCTGGGTCGACGTGGAACGGCTCGCTCGGAACGGCGAACATCATCTGCAGAAAGTTTTCGCAGTAAGAAAGGTCGTTCTGCGGATAGATGAATGGTTGGCCAAACGACTTTTTGTAGCTGTAGGCTGCAATCGTCGGCAATTTGGCCAGTAGGCGGTGGATTGAGACTTCAACCTGCTGCGGATCGTGCGGGTCGAGCGAATCCTGGTAGAACGTCGAGAGGGCGCTGACCACGCTGGACAGGATCGCCATCGGGTGCGCGTCGCGTGGGAAGCCATCGTAGAACGACCGCATGTCCTCGTGCAGCATCGTGTGACGGCGAATCGAGTTGCGGAAGTTCGTTAGCTGTTCTTCGGTGGGAAGTTCGCCGTAGATCAGTAGATACATGACCTCGACAAAGTCACAGTTGGCAGCCAATTCTTCGATCGGGTAGCCGCGATAACGCAGGATACCTGCTTCCCCGTCCAGGTAAGTGATGGCGCTGGTTGTGGAGCCTGTGTTGACGTACCCTTCGTCCAGCGTGATGTAGCCGGTCCCGCCACGAAGTTTCGAGATGTCGACCGCCTTTTCGTCTTCACTACCCACAACTACGGGCAGCTCGATTTCTTTCCCATCGATCATTAGCTTGGCAGTATCGGACATGCAGACTTCCTCACTGGGGGCATACGCAAGCTCCCCCGACGCATTTCGGGGGAGCCATCTTTTCCGCGACGGTGAAGGCACCGCTTGATATTACGATGCATTGAGTAGCTGGCGCGGAACAAATCCTGGACATTAACTTTTGACCGCTACTTTACTCGATTGTAAGGGCCAACAAAATAGCCGGTACTGAAACAATCCCCTGACATAAGTACCGCTTATTTTAATTCTTACGAAACGAGTGACATTTCGATAGCAGAACAGGCGAATTAATCGCCCAATTAGCTAGGAGAAAAGCAGGGGGATCTTAATAAGATTTCCGGTTCGCACCGAGTTTTCCGGTGAAAAGGCACCCTACCGAAGGACCAGGACAAGGCCAGCTACTTGGCCTCGTCGAAGATCGTCCAGACTTGAGCTTTGGACTTTACTTCCTTGATGTAAGCCTGCATCTGTTCTTGGCGGCGCTCGTTCTGGATCTTCTCACGGATCTCGACCTGAGCTTTGGTGAAGGGCACCATGCCTGCGTCTTCCCGCTCGAGAACACGCACGATGTGGAATCCTTCGGCCGACTCGATGATGGGGCTTAGTTCGCCAATCGGCAGGCTGAAGATAGCCCGGTCGACCGTTTCGTTCTTCAAGCTCCCCTGGCGGGTCCAGTCGTACTGACCACCGCTGGAAGCTTTGATCCCCTGAGATTCACGTTTGGCAACCGCGTTGAGGGGAGCCCCACGCAGCACCTGGTTACCCATGTTGGCCATCGCTTCCCAGGCCGCCTGGCGATTGGGGAATTCCGAGAACTTCACCATCAGCTGTTCCCATTTGACTTTGGCCAACTTCTCGTAGTCTTTCGCGTGCTCGTTGTAGTAGTCGAGCATTTGTTGATGGGTGACTTCTTCGTCCTTCTTCACCTTCCGCTGAATTTGCTGCTGAGCGACCAACTTCTCGACGAACTGGCGCCGTTTCTTTTCCAGCGAACCACCCATTTCACGAAGCTTTATATCGAGCTCGGCAGGCGTGTTCACCTCGGCGTTCTTCATGTCGGTTTCGAGTTGATACTCTTCGTAGTTCTTACCAAGCATCTCCTGCATTTCTTCCATGCGATCGGCAGGAACGGCACGCATGAAGTCGAGGTATACCACCTTGATGTCGATCAAACCAGGAAGCATCTGCTTCAAGGCCTGTTCTTTGAATTGTTCGATCTCCTCAGGCGAAACGCTGTCGCGTTTCTCAGGCGGCAGCGCTGCCAGACGCTCTTCGATCATCTGATTCACCGGGCCTAAAACATCGCCAGCGAGAATCGGTGCTCCGTTGACGATCGCCACAATCCGAGCGGGCTTGAAAAGGTCGTCCTCTCGCTTAGCGGCCGGTTGTTGCGGCAAGTTGGCAACACGCGGAGCCATCTGCGAATTGAAGTTACTTTGCGGCGGAACCGACTGATAACCGGGCTGACCGGTCGATGGGTAATTTGTGGTGGGATAGGTCGGAACGGTCTCCTGCGTTCGCGGATAATGATAACCGTTTTGCGGCGGATAACTCGTCGGCATGTCGGAGATGACCGCCGTGGCACCACCCGTTGAAGGCGTGTTCGCTGGATAGCTTCCGGCGCCAGGGACAGTTCGCGCAGCCGTTCGGTATTGAGGTTCGCTCGCCGCCCGACGCTGGGAGAATGGATCGGAAGGGGTTTGCTGTGCCGCCGCAGCGTCTTCTTTCCAAGGATTGAGCCAGCCGAACTGAGCCCAAGCTTCGCTCGGAGAAAGCAGGACGGAGCTAAGCATGAGGCCTGCCAAGACGGTGCGCAGACCAATGTTTTTACAAGTCGCGTAAGCAGCTGAAATCACGTTGCTTGACTTCCCATCCATGAGGAGTTCCCAATCGATTGCGGCATCCGGCCGCGCTCGCGCAAGAAAATTGCGGGCGGAGTATAGGAACGCACCTAACTAGCACGCAACATCATTCTCGCAAAATCGAGCAATTCCGATCCGTTCATGCTGGCATCCGGCAGCGGGATGTAGGCTCGGGTCTCGTCGACGACACGAACCTTCTTGCCACGCAGCTTTGCTAGCTGCTGGATCCTGGACGCATTGGTATATACGAAGACGAGAAAAGTTTGATCGACCTCTTCCTCGACATAAATCGCGGAAACCTGCCAAAAAGCGGCATCTAATTTCAGCGCAACCAGCCGCAACAGCTCTTCGACCTCTTCAGGAGTCGGCCCGAATCGATCTCGCATCTCGTCTTCAATCTGCTTCAGATCCTCATCCGATGCGATGCGCGTCATGCGCCGGTAAAGATCGATCTTTTGCCGCATGTCTCCGACGTAATCGTCGGGCAAATAAGCTTCGACCGGCAAATCGATGTCGACGTCGATCGTCAGCTTCGGCGGCATCTTCTGCAGCTTTCGCACGGCACTTTCCAGAAGCTGGCAATACAGTTCGTAGCCAACCGTCGCGATGTGACCACTTTGCTGCGTCCCCAGAATATTGCCAGCACCGCGAATTTCGAGGTCGCGCATCGAAATGGCGAACCCGGCCCCCATGTGGCTGAATTCCTCGATCGCATGCAAGCGTTTGCTAGCGATCGGCGTCAGGTGCTTGCCAGGCTCCAGCAGCAGATAGCAATAGCCGCGATGGTGCGACCGCCCGACACGACCTCGCAGTTGATGGAGGTCAGCCAGGCCATAGCGATCGGCTTCGTCGACGAAAATGGTGTTCGCGTTGGGAATGTCGAGCCCGCTCTCGATGATCGTCGTCGCCAGCAGCAAATCGAACTTTCCATCGATGAAGTCGACCATGACCTGCTCGAGCGCACCTTCGGCCATTTGCCCGTGACCGATCCCGATCTTGGCTTCCGGCACGATGCGCTGGAGCTTCGCGGCGACCAGCTGAATATCCTGCACCCGGTTGTGAACGAAATAGACTTGCCCGCCGCGGTTCAGTTCACGCAGTACCGCATGGCGAATCAGCTCGTCATTCCATCGCGAAACCTTCGTCTCGACCGCGATGCGATCCTTGGGCGCCGTTTCCAGGTTGCTAATGTCGCGGACCCCCACCAGCGACATATGCAGCGTTCGCGGAATGGGAGTCGCCGTCATGGTGAGCACATCGACGGTCGTGCGAAGCTGCTTCAGTCGCTCTTTCACCTCGACGCCGAAGCGTTGTTCTTCGTCGATGATCACCACGCCCAGGTTTTGAAACTCGATATCCTTCGACGCCAGGCGGTGCGTACCGATGACGACGTCGACGGTGCCTCCCTTCAATCCCTCGACGACTTCTCGCTGTTCTTTCGCGGTGCCAAAGCGGCTAAGTCTTGCAATGGTGAACGGGAACTCGGCCATCCGTTCACGAAAGCTCTTGTAGTGCTGCTCGGCCAGGATGGTCGTTGGTACCAGGACCGCCACCTGGTAGCCGTTGTCGACCGCCTTGAACGCGGCACGCATCGCGACTTCCGTCTTCCCGAAACCGACGTCACCACATAGTAAGCGATCCATCGGCCGGGGCTGAATCATATCTTGCTTGATGGCAGCGATGGCCAGCACTTGATCGTCTGTTTCCGTATAGGGAAACGAGGCATCGAACTCGTACTGCCAGCGGGTATCCTCCGCGAAGGCAATCCCCGGTCGGCTCTTGCGTTCGGCTTGAACTTGCAGCAGATCGGCCGCGAGATCTTTAACCGCTTTTTCGACGTTCTCTTTCTGCTTCTTCCAGACAACGCCGCCAATGCGGGCCAGGGGAGGCCGCGTTTTGCTGCCGCCGACGTACTTCTGAACAAGATCGATCTTCGAAGCCGGGACGAAGATCTTGGTTTCGCCGTGAAACTCGAGCACCAGGTGTTCTTCGGCGTGCCCTTGCTTCTCGATCAGACGCAAACCACGATAGCGTCCGATGCCGTGCCCCAGGTGAACGACCAGGTCTCCCTTCTTCAGGTCGAGGAAGCTATCGATGACCTTGCCCAGACGCCTGGTCTTGGTGCGATGCAAAGCTCCGCGGTGGAAGATCTCGTTGCCGCTGACCAGCACAAGCTGCCCATCGCGAAAGCGAAAACCTTGATGCAGTTCCCCCAACACATAATGCAACCGCCCGGACTTGGCGACCTGCGTTGTGTCGAGTATCTCGTGCAGACGCTCGACTTCCGCTTCCGTCTGCGAGACGATCACGACATCCAGATTCTGGCTGACCACGTCTAATTCACCGCGAACTCGCTCGACATCGCCGCTGAACTGCTCGACCGATTCAAAGTTCAAGTTTGCGGTCACGTTGAACGATCCACTCGCGATCCCGGCAGCTGAGACCTTACGGAAATCGTTGAGCCTGACGATGGTTTCCGCGAATTCAAACGCATCGCGTACGTCATCCACACGCTTGAGATAGTCGTTGGCCGTCTGTTTCATCTGATCAGGCTCGATCAGAAGAAACACTGAGTCTTCCGGTAGGTAGTCGACGAAACTGCCTTGGTAATCTCTTGAGTGCCGCAGGGCCGTGATATCGATCTGCTGGAGTGAATCAACGCTGCGTTGGGTTTGAACGTCGATCTCGCGCAGCGATTCGATTTCGTCTCCGAACAGCTCGACCCGCACCGGCAGTTGCCAATCAGGGGCAAAGATATCGAGAATGCCCCCACGCAGCGAGAATTCGCCTGGCAGTTCGACGGCCGTCGTCGAGTGATATTTATGAGCGAGCAGCCACTTAGCTAATTCTTCGGGGATCAACTGCTGACCGACTTCCAGGCGGCGGCTATTGGCAACGATGTTCTCTTTTCCAGGAACGGGCTGAATCAAGCTCTCGATGGAAGTAACCAAGATGGAAGGGCACGTGCCGTATACCAACTGCTTCAAGATTCTCAACCGCGCCGCGTAGATCTCGTCGTGTAGTCGGCGTTCGTCCGGCGACGACTCCCAGGCCGGAAAAGACGCGACGTCCGCATTGGAAAACAGCGGCAACGCTTCGGCCAGCTTGTCGATTTCGGTCAGATGCGGAGCAACGACAACGATGTGCGGCGAAATCTCGCCGTAGAAAGCTGCGGCCACCAGCGCGCAGGCTGAGCCCCAGACTCCTTCCAAAGTTGCGTCCTTCCCTTGCTTCAGGGCTTGGACCACCTTCTGGAACGATTCATTCTGCTCGAAACATTGCGGCAGACTCTTGAGCATCGTCGCCGCTTGCTGGGATGTCGCAATGCTCATTTTCGTAGTCGTGAATTCTAGAGTGAATGATAGAATCGGGCCAAGACGCGATCCGCCGTTTTTCTTGTCCTTCCTGCCTCACCCCTTTCTGAAAGATCCCGCTTCATGCGATTTTGCTATCGACTGCTCGCCTTGCTGTTGGTTCTTGCTGGAACCAACCTCCTTAGTGCCGAAGAACTTCCTGGCTGGGGTGAGATTACCGATCCTGTTGGTAACTGCCCTGTTGATTTCGTCGAATCGGGCGTTTCGCTGTCGATTCCAGCCGGTCTGCACGACATGAACCCACGACTTCAGGTAACCAATGCGCCGAGGGTAATGCAGACCGTGGAAGGGGACTTTCTTTATGAGATACGCGTAAGCGACTTTCCCCGGCCGCAAGCCAAGACAGGCGTTGACGGACACGCCAGCTACGTCGCCGCGGGAATCCTCGTGTGGCAAGACGACCGAAACATCCTACGCTGGACACGAACAGGAAGTGGCGAAGCGAATGCTGTCTTCCTGAGTTG
This genomic interval carries:
- a CDS encoding peptidylprolyl isomerase, which translates into the protein MLSSVLLSPSEAWAQFGWLNPWKEDAAAAQQTPSDPFSQRRAASEPQYRTAARTVPGAGSYPANTPSTGGATAVISDMPTSYPPQNGYHYPRTQETVPTYPTTNYPSTGQPGYQSVPPQSNFNSQMAPRVANLPQQPAAKREDDLFKPARIVAIVNGAPILAGDVLGPVNQMIEERLAALPPEKRDSVSPEEIEQFKEQALKQMLPGLIDIKVVYLDFMRAVPADRMEEMQEMLGKNYEEYQLETDMKNAEVNTPAELDIKLREMGGSLEKKRRQFVEKLVAQQQIQRKVKKDEEVTHQQMLDYYNEHAKDYEKLAKVKWEQLMVKFSEFPNRQAAWEAMANMGNQVLRGAPLNAVAKRESQGIKASSGGQYDWTRQGSLKNETVDRAIFSLPIGELSPIIESAEGFHIVRVLEREDAGMVPFTKAQVEIREKIQNERRQEQMQAYIKEVKSKAQVWTIFDEAK
- a CDS encoding DUF1349 domain-containing protein, with the translated sequence MRFCYRLLALLLVLAGTNLLSAEELPGWGEITDPVGNCPVDFVESGVSLSIPAGLHDMNPRLQVTNAPRVMQTVEGDFLYEIRVSDFPRPQAKTGVDGHASYVAAGILVWQDDRNILRWTRTGSGEANAVFLSCEQYEQGQLIGGGNFPMEDKPITLRVERRKDRLILSATYDNSSWRKVLERRCSLQKELKVGLFGLNVTEKDIEYRFEAPYLLSSK
- a CDS encoding citrate synthase; this translates as MSDTAKLMIDGKEIELPVVVGSEDEKAVDISKLRGGTGYITLDEGYVNTGSTTSAITYLDGEAGILRYRGYPIEELAANCDFVEVMYLLIYGELPTEEQLTNFRNSIRRHTMLHEDMRSFYDGFPRDAHPMAILSSVVSALSTFYQDSLDPHDPQQVEVSIHRLLAKLPTIAAYSYKKSFGQPFIYPQNDLSYCENFLQMMFAVPSEPFHVDPDFVDALNLLLIVHADHEQNCSTSTVRMVGSADANLFASISAGISALWGPLHGGANEAVVNMLEEIIENGGDVDKYVELAKDKQSKVRLMGFGHRVYKNFDPRATIIKKACDRLLDKLDIKDPLFDVAQKLEHAALNDEYFVQRKLYPNVDFYSGVIYRAIGIPVQMFTVLFAMGRLPGWIAHWKEMHGSKTKRICRPRQVYTGETKREFIPIEKR
- the mfd gene encoding transcription-repair coupling factor, whose product is MSIATSQQAATMLKSLPQCFEQNESFQKVVQALKQGKDATLEGVWGSACALVAAAFYGEISPHIVVVAPHLTEIDKLAEALPLFSNADVASFPAWESSPDERRLHDEIYAARLRILKQLVYGTCPSILVTSIESLIQPVPGKENIVANSRRLEVGQQLIPEELAKWLLAHKYHSTTAVELPGEFSLRGGILDIFAPDWQLPVRVELFGDEIESLREIDVQTQRSVDSLQQIDITALRHSRDYQGSFVDYLPEDSVFLLIEPDQMKQTANDYLKRVDDVRDAFEFAETIVRLNDFRKVSAAGIASGSFNVTANLNFESVEQFSGDVERVRGELDVVSQNLDVVIVSQTEAEVERLHEILDTTQVAKSGRLHYVLGELHQGFRFRDGQLVLVSGNEIFHRGALHRTKTRRLGKVIDSFLDLKKGDLVVHLGHGIGRYRGLRLIEKQGHAEEHLVLEFHGETKIFVPASKIDLVQKYVGGSKTRPPLARIGGVVWKKQKENVEKAVKDLAADLLQVQAERKSRPGIAFAEDTRWQYEFDASFPYTETDDQVLAIAAIKQDMIQPRPMDRLLCGDVGFGKTEVAMRAAFKAVDNGYQVAVLVPTTILAEQHYKSFRERMAEFPFTIARLSRFGTAKEQREVVEGLKGGTVDVVIGTHRLASKDIEFQNLGVVIIDEEQRFGVEVKERLKQLRTTVDVLTMTATPIPRTLHMSLVGVRDISNLETAPKDRIAVETKVSRWNDELIRHAVLRELNRGGQVYFVHNRVQDIQLVAAKLQRIVPEAKIGIGHGQMAEGALEQVMVDFIDGKFDLLLATTIIESGLDIPNANTIFVDEADRYGLADLHQLRGRVGRSHHRGYCYLLLEPGKHLTPIASKRLHAIEEFSHMGAGFAISMRDLEIRGAGNILGTQQSGHIATVGYELYCQLLESAVRKLQKMPPKLTIDVDIDLPVEAYLPDDYVGDMRQKIDLYRRMTRIASDEDLKQIEDEMRDRFGPTPEEVEELLRLVALKLDAAFWQVSAIYVEEEVDQTFLVFVYTNASRIQQLAKLRGKKVRVVDETRAYIPLPDASMNGSELLDFARMMLRAS